A genome region from Aurantiacibacter sp. MUD61 includes the following:
- a CDS encoding polyhydroxyalkanoate depolymerase: MLYSAYEMQKAWFSSASNWATVGARLLDNPSLPMGYFGMGPAAASALKLFAHLYEERGKPDFDIQPVDVDGTLTPVSETVVLEKAFGSLRRFKRDDLPKDAPKLLIVAPMSGHYATLLRGTVQRMVENQEVWITDWADARTVPLSEGHFDLDDYIDYLIEFLQFIGKGAHVLAVCQPSVPAFAATAVMAAAKDPCRPKTLTMMGGPIDTRASPTSVNDLAMEKPLSWFENNVIATVPINYPGAGRKVYPGFLQLAGFISMNLADHMMSHYEMFKHMTIGDHDSADRTKQFYDEYLSVCDMTEEFYLQTIVHVFQEHSLPKGEFVHRGKAIDPDAIRDTALLCIEGELDDISGIGQTRAALDLAEHLPMSKKKYHLARDCGHYGIFNGSKWRERIAPVVEEWMRANS; this comes from the coding sequence TTGCTTTATTCCGCATATGAAATGCAAAAGGCCTGGTTCAGCTCGGCCAGCAACTGGGCGACCGTGGGTGCACGGCTGCTCGACAATCCATCACTGCCGATGGGATATTTCGGCATGGGACCCGCCGCCGCCAGCGCGCTGAAGCTCTTCGCGCATCTTTATGAAGAGCGTGGGAAGCCCGATTTCGACATCCAGCCGGTGGACGTGGACGGCACGCTGACACCCGTTTCTGAAACTGTGGTATTGGAAAAGGCCTTCGGTTCGCTGCGCCGGTTCAAGCGGGACGACCTGCCGAAAGACGCGCCCAAACTGCTGATCGTTGCCCCGATGAGCGGCCATTACGCCACGCTGCTGCGTGGCACGGTGCAGCGCATGGTGGAAAATCAGGAAGTCTGGATTACCGATTGGGCCGATGCACGTACGGTTCCGCTGTCCGAAGGCCATTTCGACCTCGATGACTATATCGATTACCTGATCGAATTTCTGCAATTCATCGGAAAAGGTGCGCATGTGCTCGCCGTGTGCCAGCCTTCGGTCCCCGCTTTCGCGGCCACCGCAGTGATGGCTGCAGCAAAGGATCCGTGCCGTCCCAAGACGCTGACCATGATGGGCGGACCGATCGACACTCGCGCCAGCCCGACCAGCGTGAACGACCTCGCGATGGAAAAGCCGCTGAGCTGGTTCGAGAACAATGTGATCGCGACCGTGCCGATCAACTATCCGGGCGCGGGGCGCAAAGTCTATCCGGGCTTTCTGCAGCTTGCCGGCTTCATCAGCATGAACCTCGCCGATCACATGATGAGCCATTACGAAATGTTCAAACACATGACGATTGGCGATCACGACAGCGCCGATCGCACGAAGCAGTTCTACGACGAATATCTCTCCGTCTGCGACATGACCGAGGAATTCTACCTGCAGACCATCGTGCATGTGTTCCAGGAACATTCGCTGCCCAAGGGCGAATTCGTCCATCGCGGCAAGGCGATCGATCCCGATGCCATTCGCGATACCGCGCTCTTGTGCATCGAGGGCGAGTTGGATGACATTTCCGGCATCGGCCAGACCCGCGCCGCGCTCGATCTCGCCGAGCATTTGCCGATGTCCAAGAAGAAATACCACCTCGCACGCGATTGCGGGCACTATGGTATTTTCAACGGCAGCAAATGGCGCGAGCGTATTGCGCCGGTTGTCGAGGAATGGATGCGGGCGAATTCTTGA
- a CDS encoding putative O-glycosylation ligase, exosortase A system-associated, protein MRDILLFAFIAAMLTMGFKRPFLWVLLYIYVDIVAPQKVAWGFLTSLQVSLIVFLAAFGGYILLDNKQGSRPSVRQGLIIMLLLWCGYTTLGAEFQDSAWEKWDWVWKGLVFAAFLPLTLRTKLRLESAALVMVLSAATIIIPAGIKTVFSGGGGYGTLASLVQENSGLYEGSTLSTVAITMIPLILWVARYSTIITERRLAWAFALALTFAALLTPIGTQTRTGLVCIAVLAALMLRSVKHKFLFAGMAAAAVLVAIPFLPAQYTERMATITDHQSDQSASTRVAVWQWTLDYVAANPKGGGFDAYRGNSFTYNTRNVTELGETQQVEYVEITEESRAYHSAYFEVLGEQGYFGFAIWLAIHLTGLISMERVRRRYARFKDEEAVKWRGFATALQHGHVIYLVGALFIGVGYQPFIFMMVGLEIALATILRRDKRDETAETRPWLKNRQPAEASA, encoded by the coding sequence ATGCGTGATATCCTGCTGTTCGCCTTCATCGCGGCCATGCTAACGATGGGCTTCAAGCGCCCCTTCCTGTGGGTGCTGCTCTATATCTATGTCGATATCGTCGCGCCGCAGAAGGTTGCGTGGGGTTTCCTCACCAGCCTGCAGGTCTCGCTGATCGTCTTCCTTGCAGCCTTCGGCGGCTACATCCTGCTCGACAACAAGCAGGGCAGCAGGCCCTCTGTCCGGCAGGGGCTGATCATCATGCTGTTGCTGTGGTGCGGCTACACGACCCTGGGCGCGGAGTTCCAGGATTCGGCATGGGAGAAATGGGACTGGGTCTGGAAAGGCCTCGTCTTCGCCGCTTTCCTGCCGCTGACATTGCGGACCAAGTTAAGGCTCGAATCGGCGGCGCTGGTCATGGTGCTGAGCGCGGCGACGATCATCATTCCGGCTGGCATCAAAACGGTGTTCTCCGGCGGGGGCGGGTACGGAACGCTCGCATCGCTGGTGCAGGAAAATAGCGGCCTTTATGAAGGCAGCACGCTGTCCACCGTGGCGATTACAATGATCCCGCTGATCCTGTGGGTCGCGCGCTATTCCACGATCATTACCGAGAGGCGGCTGGCCTGGGCTTTCGCCCTCGCGCTGACTTTTGCCGCGCTGCTCACCCCCATCGGCACGCAGACTCGCACCGGGCTTGTCTGCATCGCCGTGCTGGCGGCGCTGATGCTACGCAGCGTGAAGCACAAATTCCTTTTCGCCGGCATGGCTGCGGCTGCCGTGCTGGTGGCGATTCCCTTCCTGCCCGCGCAATATACAGAGCGCATGGCGACCATCACCGATCACCAGTCGGACCAGTCCGCCTCGACGCGCGTAGCGGTCTGGCAATGGACGCTCGACTATGTGGCGGCCAATCCCAAGGGCGGCGGTTTCGATGCCTATCGCGGCAACAGCTTCACCTACAACACCCGCAATGTGACCGAGCTGGGCGAGACGCAGCAGGTCGAATATGTCGAAATTACCGAGGAAAGCCGCGCCTATCACTCTGCCTATTTCGAAGTGCTGGGCGAGCAGGGCTATTTCGGTTTTGCGATCTGGCTGGCGATCCATTTGACCGGCCTTATCAGCATGGAGCGCGTTCGCCGCCGCTATGCCCGCTTCAAGGATGAAGAGGCGGTGAAATGGCGCGGCTTCGCGACTGCATTGCAGCATGGCCACGTCATCTATCTGGTCGGCGCGCTGTTTATCGGGGTGGGCTACCAGCCCTTTATCTTCATGATGGTGGGCCTGGAAATTGCCCTCGCCACGATCCTGCGCCGCGACAAGCGGGATGAGACCGCCGAAACGCGTCCGTGGCTGAAGAACCGCCAGCCTGCAGAGGCTTCTGCGTGA
- a CDS encoding DUF4126 domain-containing protein, with the protein MDGTASLGIMEIIGIAGSMSLLAGWRLYLVIFATGLAMSTGHVPLPEHLESLQILANPWVMGVAAFGALAEFFADKIPWLDSAWDTVHTLVRPIGGALLSLAIVDPGDPALQVLAFLLGGGGALLSHGGKAGARAAINTSPEPVSNIAMSTAEDVATIGLLWFVYEYPWAAAGVALVLLALAIGTVIMLRRLLKRVFGKRDVSEGSV; encoded by the coding sequence ATGGATGGGACAGCGTCGCTCGGCATCATGGAAATCATCGGCATAGCGGGCAGCATGAGCTTGCTCGCGGGCTGGCGGCTGTACCTCGTCATTTTCGCGACCGGGCTTGCAATGAGCACCGGCCATGTGCCGCTCCCCGAACATCTCGAATCGCTGCAAATACTCGCCAATCCCTGGGTGATGGGCGTGGCCGCTTTCGGCGCGCTGGCGGAATTTTTTGCCGACAAGATACCATGGCTCGATAGCGCGTGGGACACGGTCCACACGCTGGTGCGCCCGATTGGCGGTGCGCTGTTGTCGCTCGCCATCGTCGATCCCGGCGATCCGGCGCTGCAAGTGCTCGCCTTCCTCCTCGGCGGCGGCGGAGCACTGCTTTCACATGGCGGCAAGGCAGGCGCCCGCGCGGCGATCAACACAAGCCCCGAACCCGTCAGCAATATCGCCATGTCCACCGCAGAGGATGTCGCGACAATCGGTCTGTTGTGGTTCGTCTACGAATACCCCTGGGCCGCAGCGGGCGTGGCGCTGGTCCTGCTGGCGCTGGCTATCGGGACGGTGATCATGCTCAGGCGCTTGCTGAAGCGGGTGTTCGGGAAGAGGGATGTAAGCGAGGGGTCGGTTTGA
- the gltB gene encoding glutamate synthase large subunit, which yields MTEYRADFPQAQGLYDSVNEHDNCGMGFVAHIKGGKSHDIITQALEILANLDHRGAVGADPLLGDGAGILIQIPDKLYRRWADGEGLILPQPGDYAVAMCFMPQDEEARDFITGQFEKFIAKEGQQLIGWRDVPTTETGLGKAVLESMPVIRQCFIARGDNCPDQDAFERKLIVIRKQTQNPLKELAEKHDMPGLTKLYMPSFSSRTVVYKGLLLANQVGSFYDDLRDPDCQSALGLVHQRFSTNTFPSWRLAQPFRLICHNGEINTVRGNVNWMNARRRTMESELLGADLDKLWPIVPHGQSDTACLDNALELLLLGGYSLAHAMMMLIPEAWAKNDLMDPKRRAFYEYHAALMEPWDGPASVAFTDGRQIAATLDRNGLRPARYCVTKDDLVCLASESGVLPFAEEDITRKWRLQPGRMLLIDLEEERIIEDEELKNELANAHPYEEWLRAAQYKLKDLEAIETDDEAVQQHEVSLLDRQQAFGYTQEDISRFLEPMAVAGDDPIGSMGTDTPIAVLSKRSRLLYDYFKQNFAQVTNPPIDPIREELVMSLLTMVGPRPNLLGREAGTHKRLEISQPILTNSGMEKIRSVESVLDGAFRTETIDITWDVDSGAEGLEMAIKEMCWAATEAVLQDKNILILSDRAQGPDRIPMPALLATAAVHHQLTRQGLRMQTGIVVETGEAREVHHFCVLAGYGAEAINPYLAFETLEDIRQRKAPELTTKEVEKNYQKAVGKGIMKVMSKMGISTYQSYCGAQIFDAVGLSSEFVERFFTRTATTIEGIGLKEVAQETVRRHAEAYGDNPIYKNMLDVGGIYQYRLRGEEHAWTPANIADLQHAVRSEPGQNAQDRYRAFAKSVNEQAERLLTIRGLMELKPANDPIPLEEVESAEDIVKRFSTGAMSFGSISHEAHSTLAIAMNRIGGRSNTGEGGEEPFRFQPLDNGDSMRSRIKQVASGRFGVTTEYLANSDDIQIKMAQGAKPGEGGQLPGHKVDKRIGKVRHSTPGVGLISPPPHHDIYSIEDLAQLIHDLKNVNPAARISVKLVSEVGVGTVAAGVSKARADHVTISGYEGGTGASPLTSLTHAGSPWEIGLAETQQTLLLNNLRSRIAVQVDGGLRTGRDVAIGALLGADEFGFATAPLIAAGCIMMRKCHLNTCPVGVATQNPELRKRFVGTPEHVINYFFFIAEELREIMAEMGFRTVEEMIGRVDRIDMNRAIRHWKADGVDLSRLLHTVEPPEGKELFHTETQEHGLENALDNELITACAPALERGESVQVEREVRNVNRTVGTMLSGEIAKQHGHAGLPVDTVRVNFTGTAGQSFAAWLAHGVTLDLVGDANDYVGKGLSGGRVIVRQPDGVDRDPRKNIIVGNTCLYGAISGEAYFCGVAGERFAVRNSGAVAVVEGTGDHGCEYMTGGVVAVLGRTGRNFAAGMSGGIAYVYDPKGTFHERCNMAQVELQKIDPMADDPEGMGLPQQRPSTVDDLGMGDPLYHDAARLKILLERHKLHTGSARAAEMLDDWENTLGKFVKVMPKDYARALKQLEAERDEAAMEAAE from the coding sequence TTGACCGAGTATCGTGCCGATTTTCCCCAGGCCCAGGGCCTGTATGACAGCGTAAACGAACATGACAATTGCGGCATGGGCTTCGTCGCGCATATCAAAGGCGGGAAATCGCACGACATTATTACGCAGGCGCTGGAAATCCTCGCCAATCTCGATCACCGCGGCGCCGTGGGTGCGGACCCGCTTTTGGGCGATGGCGCAGGTATCCTGATCCAGATTCCGGACAAGCTCTATCGCCGCTGGGCGGATGGCGAAGGCCTGATACTGCCCCAGCCGGGCGATTACGCTGTCGCCATGTGCTTCATGCCGCAGGATGAAGAGGCCCGCGATTTCATCACCGGCCAATTCGAGAAATTCATCGCCAAGGAAGGCCAGCAGCTGATCGGCTGGCGCGATGTACCGACGACCGAGACAGGCCTTGGCAAGGCCGTGCTGGAAAGCATGCCGGTGATCCGCCAGTGCTTCATCGCGCGCGGAGACAATTGCCCCGACCAGGACGCTTTCGAGCGCAAGCTCATCGTCATCCGCAAGCAGACGCAGAACCCGCTGAAAGAGCTGGCTGAAAAGCATGACATGCCGGGCCTGACCAAGCTCTACATGCCCAGCTTCTCCAGCCGCACCGTCGTTTACAAAGGCCTGCTGCTCGCCAATCAGGTCGGCAGTTTCTACGACGATCTGCGCGATCCCGATTGCCAGAGCGCATTGGGCCTCGTGCACCAGCGCTTCTCTACCAACACTTTCCCCAGCTGGCGTCTGGCCCAGCCCTTCCGCCTTATCTGCCACAATGGCGAGATCAATACGGTACGCGGTAATGTGAACTGGATGAACGCCCGCCGCCGTACGATGGAAAGCGAGCTGCTGGGTGCCGATCTCGACAAGCTGTGGCCGATCGTGCCGCACGGCCAGTCCGACACCGCCTGCCTCGACAATGCGCTCGAGCTGCTGCTGCTCGGCGGATACAGCCTCGCCCATGCGATGATGATGCTGATCCCGGAGGCATGGGCCAAGAACGACCTCATGGATCCCAAGCGCCGGGCTTTTTACGAATACCATGCTGCGCTGATGGAGCCATGGGATGGGCCCGCTTCGGTCGCCTTCACCGATGGCCGCCAGATTGCCGCCACGCTCGACCGTAACGGCCTCCGCCCCGCGCGCTATTGCGTGACCAAGGACGATCTCGTCTGCCTCGCTTCGGAAAGCGGCGTGCTGCCTTTCGCGGAAGAGGACATCACCCGGAAATGGCGCCTGCAGCCGGGCCGCATGCTTCTCATCGACCTCGAGGAAGAGCGTATTATCGAGGATGAGGAGCTCAAAAACGAGCTCGCCAATGCGCATCCTTACGAGGAATGGCTGCGCGCCGCGCAATACAAGCTGAAGGACCTCGAAGCGATCGAGACCGATGACGAGGCGGTGCAGCAGCACGAAGTCTCGCTGCTCGATCGCCAGCAGGCCTTTGGCTACACGCAGGAAGACATTTCGCGCTTTCTCGAGCCGATGGCGGTGGCGGGCGACGATCCGATCGGATCGATGGGTACCGACACGCCGATTGCCGTGCTCTCCAAGCGCAGCCGCCTGCTCTACGATTACTTCAAGCAGAACTTCGCGCAGGTCACCAACCCGCCGATCGATCCGATCCGCGAAGAGCTGGTGATGAGCCTGCTGACGATGGTCGGCCCGCGCCCGAACCTGCTGGGCCGGGAGGCCGGCACGCACAAGCGCCTCGAAATCAGCCAACCGATACTGACAAATAGCGGGATGGAGAAAATCCGCTCGGTCGAGAGCGTGCTCGACGGCGCCTTCCGTACCGAGACGATCGACATCACCTGGGATGTGGACAGCGGGGCAGAGGGCCTCGAAATGGCGATCAAGGAAATGTGCTGGGCCGCGACCGAAGCGGTGCTGCAGGACAAGAACATCCTGATCCTGTCCGACCGTGCACAGGGGCCGGACCGCATTCCCATGCCCGCCCTTCTCGCCACGGCTGCGGTGCACCACCAGCTGACCCGGCAGGGCCTGCGCATGCAGACCGGCATCGTCGTCGAAACCGGCGAAGCGCGCGAAGTGCATCATTTCTGCGTGCTGGCGGGCTACGGCGCGGAAGCGATCAATCCTTACCTCGCCTTCGAGACGCTGGAGGACATCCGCCAACGCAAGGCGCCTGAACTGACCACCAAAGAGGTCGAGAAGAATTACCAGAAGGCGGTCGGCAAAGGCATCATGAAAGTGATGTCCAAAATGGGTATCTCCACCTACCAGTCCTATTGCGGGGCGCAGATTTTCGATGCGGTGGGCCTGTCCTCCGAATTCGTAGAGCGCTTCTTCACCCGCACCGCGACCACCATCGAAGGCATCGGCCTGAAGGAAGTCGCGCAGGAGACCGTGCGCCGCCATGCCGAGGCCTATGGCGATAACCCGATCTACAAGAACATGCTCGATGTCGGCGGCATCTACCAATACCGGCTGCGCGGCGAAGAGCATGCCTGGACGCCTGCCAATATCGCCGACCTGCAGCATGCCGTGCGCAGCGAGCCGGGACAGAATGCGCAGGATCGCTACAGGGCCTTTGCCAAGTCGGTGAACGAACAGGCCGAGCGCCTGCTGACCATTCGTGGCCTGATGGAATTAAAACCGGCCAACGATCCAATCCCGCTCGAAGAGGTCGAGAGCGCGGAAGATATCGTCAAGCGCTTCAGCACGGGCGCGATGAGCTTCGGCTCGATAAGCCATGAAGCGCATTCGACACTCGCCATCGCGATGAACCGGATCGGCGGCCGTTCGAATACCGGCGAAGGCGGTGAGGAGCCGTTCCGTTTCCAGCCGCTCGACAATGGCGATTCCATGCGCAGCCGGATCAAGCAGGTTGCTAGTGGCCGCTTCGGCGTGACCACCGAATATCTCGCCAATTCGGACGATATCCAGATCAAGATGGCGCAGGGCGCAAAGCCCGGCGAAGGCGGCCAGCTGCCCGGCCACAAAGTGGACAAGCGCATCGGTAAGGTGCGGCATTCCACTCCGGGTGTGGGCCTCATCTCGCCGCCGCCGCATCACGATATCTACTCGATCGAAGACCTCGCGCAGCTGATTCACGATCTGAAGAACGTGAATCCTGCCGCGCGCATTTCGGTCAAGCTCGTATCCGAAGTGGGCGTGGGCACGGTGGCCGCAGGCGTTTCCAAGGCGCGTGCCGACCATGTGACCATTTCGGGCTATGAAGGCGGCACGGGCGCATCGCCGCTCACCAGCCTCACCCACGCCGGCAGCCCGTGGGAAATCGGCCTCGCCGAAACGCAGCAGACTTTGCTCCTCAACAATCTGCGCAGCCGCATCGCGGTGCAGGTGGATGGCGGCCTGCGCACCGGGCGCGATGTCGCGATCGGCGCATTGCTGGGCGCGGACGAATTCGGCTTTGCTACGGCTCCGCTGATCGCGGCGGGCTGCATCATGATGCGCAAGTGTCACCTTAACACCTGCCCCGTGGGCGTCGCCACGCAGAATCCGGAGCTGCGCAAGCGCTTCGTCGGCACGCCGGAGCATGTGATCAATTACTTCTTCTTCATCGCCGAAGAGCTGCGCGAGATCATGGCCGAAATGGGCTTCCGCACGGTGGAGGAGATGATCGGCCGGGTGGACCGCATCGACATGAACCGCGCCATCCGTCACTGGAAGGCGGACGGGGTGGACCTTTCCCGCCTGCTTCACACGGTCGAGCCGCCCGAAGGCAAGGAGCTGTTCCATACGGAAACGCAGGAGCACGGCCTTGAAAACGCGCTCGACAACGAGCTTATCACTGCCTGCGCCCCGGCGCTGGAACGCGGCGAAAGCGTTCAGGTGGAGCGCGAAGTCCGCAATGTTAACCGCACCGTCGGCACAATGCTGTCGGGCGAAATCGCCAAGCAACATGGCCACGCAGGCCTTCCGGTCGATACCGTCCGCGTGAACTTCACCGGCACGGCGGGGCAGAGCTTTGCTGCATGGCTGGCGCATGGCGTGACGCTGGATCTGGTGGGCGATGCCAATGACTATGTCGGCAAGGGCTTGTCCGGTGGCCGCGTGATCGTTCGCCAGCCCGACGGCGTGGACCGCGATCCGCGCAAGAACATTATCGTCGGCAATACCTGCCTTTACGGCGCGATTTCGGGCGAGGCCTATTTCTGCGGCGTGGCGGGTGAACGCTTTGCCGTGCGCAATTCGGGCGCGGTCGCCGTCGTCGAAGGCACGGGCGATCATGGCTGCGAATATATGACCGGCGGGGTTGTCGCCGTGCTTGGCCGCACGGGCCGCAATTTTGCTGCCGGGATGAGCGGCGGCATCGCCTATGTCTACGACCCCAAAGGCACGTTCCACGAACGCTGCAACATGGCGCAGGTGGAGCTGCAAAAGATCGATCCCATGGCGGACGATCCAGAGGGTATGGGCCTGCCGCAGCAGCGCCCCTCCACCGTGGACGATCTCGGCATGGGCGATCCGCTCTATCACGATGCCGCGCGGCTCAAGATCCTGCTGGAACGCCACAAGCTGCACACCGGCTCTGCCCGCGCGGCAGAAATGCTCGACGATTGGGAAAACACGCTGGGCAAATTCGTTAAGGTCATGCCGAAGGATTATGCGCGCGCTCTGAAGCAGCTTGAGGCTGAGCGCGATGAAGCCGCCATGGAAGCGGCGGAATAA
- a CDS encoding acyltransferase family protein has translation MTTVIAPPERPPHLPALTGTRGIAAWFVVLYHARLSLTGWVPEPLIGVFARGYLAVDLFFMLSGFVMWLNYGPRLRAGGLAGAPDFWWRRVARIWPLHIAVLLAMVGFAVLLVVTGRPTDGYPFAELPLHVLLLQNWGFTDALSWNHPAWSISAEMGAYVVFPFLVLAVRWEEWRVPALIVMILACALALAGVFTAFGAATLGEEITRLGLLRCVLQFTIGMMLALLWLRWRNGAVKALWPALLGFALLASWALTQRAETLLVPLGFAASLIGLALSTGPAARLLGGRVFEWLGDISYATYLIHFPLFILAKIVLADDAAQIGPGGFAIYCVALLILSHLAYGLLEKPAQRALNRFAPSKRRSAVPAE, from the coding sequence GTGACCACCGTCATCGCTCCACCTGAGCGGCCCCCGCACCTGCCCGCGCTCACGGGCACTCGCGGGATCGCTGCCTGGTTCGTGGTGCTCTACCACGCGCGGCTTTCGCTCACCGGCTGGGTGCCTGAGCCGCTGATCGGCGTGTTCGCGCGGGGCTATCTCGCCGTGGACCTGTTCTTCATGCTCTCGGGCTTCGTCATGTGGCTCAACTACGGGCCGCGCCTCAGGGCAGGCGGTCTGGCAGGCGCCCCCGATTTCTGGTGGCGGCGCGTGGCGCGTATCTGGCCGCTGCATATCGCCGTGCTGCTGGCGATGGTGGGATTTGCCGTGCTGCTCGTGGTGACCGGTCGCCCGACCGATGGCTATCCCTTTGCCGAACTGCCGCTGCACGTGCTGCTGCTCCAGAATTGGGGCTTCACCGACGCGCTAAGCTGGAACCACCCGGCTTGGTCGATCAGCGCCGAGATGGGCGCCTATGTGGTGTTTCCCTTCCTCGTGCTCGCGGTGCGATGGGAGGAATGGCGCGTGCCTGCGCTCATCGTGATGATTTTGGCCTGTGCTTTGGCTCTGGCAGGAGTGTTCACGGCATTCGGCGCCGCGACTTTGGGGGAAGAGATCACAAGGCTCGGCTTGCTGCGCTGCGTGCTGCAATTCACGATCGGCATGATGCTCGCGCTGCTGTGGCTGCGCTGGCGCAATGGCGCGGTGAAAGCGCTGTGGCCCGCATTGCTGGGCTTCGCACTGCTCGCCTCCTGGGCGCTCACCCAACGCGCCGAGACGTTGCTCGTCCCGTTAGGCTTTGCCGCTTCCCTGATCGGCCTCGCGCTTTCTACTGGTCCCGCCGCCCGGCTGCTGGGTGGGCGCGTCTTCGAGTGGCTGGGCGATATCAGCTATGCGACCTACCTCATCCACTTCCCGCTTTTCATCCTGGCCAAGATCGTGCTGGCAGACGATGCCGCGCAGATCGGTCCCGGCGGATTTGCGATCTATTGTGTGGCCCTCCTTATCCTGAGCCACCTCGCCTATGGTTTGCTGGAAAAGCCGGCCCAGCGCGCGCTCAATCGATTTGCGCCATCAAAGCGGCGCAGCGCAGTTCCCGCCGAATAG
- a CDS encoding TIGR04063 family PEP-CTERM/XrtA system glycosyltransferase — protein sequence MTRILHVLDHSLPLHSGYTFRTRAILTAQKAMGLEVRGITGLRHSMDGPPVEEVDGLTFHRTPGKAEGPAGLKEWREIGALADAIVALAKEWRPDILHAHSPALDGLAAVRAGKKLGIPVVYEIRAFWEDAAVGNLTSAEGSIKYRLTRQLENMAVSGADHVMTICEGLKGDLVSRGVSPDKIGIMPNGVDLTMFGEPAARDDALTEQLDLGAGPVIGFIGSFYDYEGLDDLIAAMPMLIERHPDARLLMVGGGPMADELKAQAEVSPVADAICFTGRVPHSEVERYYALTDIMAYPRKKSRLTDLVTPLKPLEAMAQMKLVAASDVGGHRELITHGETGVLFAPDDAADCAKALADLLDARGDWDAYRERGRTHVRTNHDWHRNAQRYQVVYQSLLGHPVNSQTSAAA from the coding sequence ATGACCCGGATTTTGCACGTTCTCGACCATTCATTGCCGCTGCACAGCGGCTATACCTTTCGCACGCGCGCAATCCTGACCGCGCAGAAAGCGATGGGGCTGGAAGTGCGCGGCATTACCGGTCTGCGCCACAGCATGGACGGCCCGCCAGTCGAAGAAGTGGACGGCCTCACTTTCCACCGCACGCCGGGCAAGGCGGAAGGACCCGCTGGCCTGAAGGAATGGCGGGAAATCGGCGCGCTTGCCGATGCGATCGTGGCGCTGGCCAAGGAATGGCGGCCCGACATTCTCCATGCCCATTCGCCCGCGCTCGATGGCCTTGCTGCGGTGCGTGCAGGCAAGAAGCTCGGAATACCGGTGGTCTATGAAATTCGCGCCTTCTGGGAAGATGCCGCTGTCGGCAATCTCACCTCGGCCGAAGGTTCAATCAAATACCGCCTGACGCGCCAGCTCGAGAACATGGCGGTGAGCGGAGCGGACCATGTGATGACGATCTGCGAAGGGCTGAAGGGCGATCTCGTCTCGCGCGGTGTCTCGCCGGACAAGATCGGCATCATGCCCAACGGCGTCGACCTAACGATGTTCGGCGAGCCAGCCGCGCGCGATGACGCGCTCACTGAGCAGCTTGACCTTGGCGCAGGTCCGGTGATCGGCTTTATCGGCAGCTTCTACGATTACGAGGGGCTGGACGATCTGATCGCCGCCATGCCCATGCTGATAGAGCGCCATCCCGACGCGCGGCTGCTGATGGTCGGCGGCGGGCCGATGGCAGACGAGCTGAAAGCACAGGCAGAGGTCTCTCCGGTCGCCGATGCGATCTGCTTTACCGGGCGCGTGCCGCATTCCGAAGTCGAACGCTATTACGCGCTCACCGACATCATGGCCTATCCACGCAAGAAAAGCCGCCTGACCGATCTCGTGACCCCGCTCAAGCCGCTGGAGGCCATGGCGCAGATGAAGCTCGTCGCCGCGAGCGATGTCGGCGGTCACCGGGAGCTGATCACCCATGGCGAAACCGGCGTGCTGTTCGCGCCCGACGATGCGGCAGACTGCGCGAAGGCGCTCGCCGATCTGCTCGATGCGCGCGGGGATTGGGATGCCTATCGCGAGCGCGGCCGCACGCATGTCCGCACCAATCATGACTGGCACCGCAATGCACAGCGTTATCAGGTCGTTTACCAAAGCTTGCTAGGGCACCCGGTGAATAGCCAGACGTCGGCTGCTGCGTGA